One Syntrophales bacterium DNA segment encodes these proteins:
- the rpmD gene encoding 50S ribosomal protein L30, whose product MFVGKKLKITQIRSYIGRPEKQRKILHGMGLGRLNRTVLLNNTPEIRGMVKKVIHLLSVEELEEGAEV is encoded by the coding sequence ATGTTTGTGGGTAAGAAGCTAAAGATAACACAGATAAGAAGTTATATCGGAAGGCCAGAAAAGCAAAGAAAGATCCTTCATGGTATGGGACTGGGAAGATTGAACAGGACTGTCCTGCTGAATAATACGCCTGAGATTCGCGGCATGGTCAAAAAGGTCATCCACCTACTATCGGTGGAGGAACTTGAGGAGGGGGCCGAAGTATGA